In one Paramormyrops kingsleyae isolate MSU_618 chromosome 18, PKINGS_0.4, whole genome shotgun sequence genomic region, the following are encoded:
- the LOC140579508 gene encoding olfactory receptor 10J4-like — MQFNTSKLTSILNMEPLGLSPSTVYPMFLLGLATYCLILVFNLTLILTIALNRQLHKPMFLLLINLPINDIMGATAFYPQLITSLLSQDRTISQPACFLQAVLVHLYGGGTLLILTAMAYDRYVAICCPFRYSVIMSSGKVARIIAAVWLTDIIVIGTIFCLFVKLRFCRSAITDMYCNNPSLMKLMCEDTSINNYYGLFTAFLLQSIALFAMFFTYIHILLTCLLNKRADTKSKAIRTCVTHLMVFFLFELTTLFTVVSHRFDEVSPFLRRSIGVSFLVFPPILNPLIYGLNTREIRTKVLHLLLNKVSPFILTRGPGKQTFNTNTHKSFLHSSSEIFILSN; from the coding sequence ATGCAATTCAACACATCAAAACTAACATCCATCTTGAACATGGAACCTCTGGGCTTGTCTCCATCAACCGTCTATCCAATGTTCCTTCTTGGACTGGCAACCTACTGCCTCATACTGGTCTTTAATCTCACCCTCATCCTCACCATCGCCCTAAACAGGCAGCTGCACAAGCCCATGTTCTTGCTGCTCATCAACCTGCCCATCAATGACATCATGGGAGCTACTGCCTTCTACCCTCAGCTGATCACCAGCCTCCTCTCCCAGGATCGCACCATCTCCCAGCCAGCGTGTTTCCTCCAGGCAGTGTTAGTGCACCTGTATGgaggtggtaccttgctcattCTGACTGCCATGGCATACGACAGGTATGTCGCCATCTGCTGTCCGTTCAGGTACAGTGTGATCATGTCTTCTGGTAAAGTGGCCAGGATCATTGCTGCTGTGTGGCTGACAGATATTATTGTGATTGGAACTAtcttctgtttgtttgtgaagTTAAGGTTCTGCCGGTCAGCCATTACAGACATGTACTGCAACAATCCCTCTTTGATGAAACTGATGTGTGAGGATACTAGCATTAATAACTATTATGGCCTGTTCACTGCCTTTTTGTTGCAGAGCATTGCATTGTTTGCAATGTTCTTCACCTATATACATATTCTGCTCACTTGTCTTCTCAACAAACGTGCCGATACCAAGAGTAAGGCCATCAGGACTTGTGTCACACATCTAATGGTGTTTTTTCTCTTTGAGCTCACTACTCTGTTTACTGTTGTGTCTCATCGATTTGATGAGGTGTCACCCTTTCTGAGGAGATCTATAGGAGTCTCCTTTTTGGTTTTCCCTCCCATCCTTAACCCCCTTATTTATGGCCTCAACACACGTGAAATTCGAACAAAAGTACTGCATTTGTTACTCAATAAGGTTTCTCCCTTCATTCTAACAAGGGGTCCTGGCAAGCAGACATTTaacacaaacacgcacaaaTCATTTCTTCACTCAAGCAGTGAGATTTTCATTTTGAGTAATTAG
- the LOC140579718 gene encoding olfactory receptor 52R1-like: MQFNESKIPSIISMEPLGLSPSAVYPMFLLGLATYCLILVFNLTLILTIALNRQLHKPMFLLLINLPINDIMGATAFYPQLIDSILSQDRTISQPACFLQAVIVHLYGGGTLLILTIMAYDRYVAICLPLRYSAIMSLNLVAKLITVAWLYNFATIGTLFILLARFRFCRSAITDMYCNNPSLMKLVCEDASINNYYGLFLAVLIQSVSLFVVMVTYVQILLTCLVNKRADAKSKAIRTCATHLVVFVLYGLTTLFTIVSHRFNEVSAFLRRSFGVSFLVFPPILNPLIYGLSTREIRTKVMKKISYISTAEA, encoded by the coding sequence ATGCAATTCAACGAATCAAAGATTCCTTCCATCATCTCCATGGAACCTCTGGGCTTGTCTCCATCAGCAGTCTATCCAATGTTCCTTCTTGGACTGGCAACCTACTGCCTCATACTGGTCTTCAATCTCACCCTCATCCTCACCATCGCCCTCAACAGGCAGCTGCACAAACCCATGTTCTTGCTGCTCATCAACCTGCCCATCAATGACATCATGGGAGCCACTGCCTTCTACCCtcagttgattgacagcatccTCTCCCAGGATCGCACCATCTCCCAGCCAGCGTGTTTCCTCCAGGCAGTGATAGTGCACCTGTATGgaggtggtaccttgctcattCTGACTATTATGGCATATGACAGGTATGTCGCCATCTGCCTTCCTCTGAGGTACAGTGCAATCATGTCCCTGAATCTTGTGGCAAAGCTTATCACTGTTGCATGGCTTTATAACTTTGCCACGATTGGAACTCTTTTCATCCTGCTTGCACGATTCAGGTTCTGCCGGTCAGCCATCACAGACATGTACTGCAACAACCCTTCTTTGATGAAACTGGTCTGTGAGGATGCAAGCATTAATAACTACTACGGTTTATTTCTTGCTGTTTTAATTCAGAGTGTGTCATTATTTGTAGTGATGGTCACTTATGTTCAGATTCTGCTTACCTGTCTTGTCAACAAACGTGCTGATGCCAAGAGTAAGGCCATCAGGACTTGTGCCACACATTTAGTGGTCTTTGTCCTTTATGGGCTCACCACCTTGTTTACTATTGTGTCGCATCGATTCAATGAGGTGTCGGCTTTTCTGAGGAGATCTTTCGGAGTTTCATTTTTGGTTTTTCCTCCCATCCTTAACCCCCTTATATATGGCCTCAGCACACGTGAAATTCGAACAAAAGTAATGAAAAAAATCTCCTACATTTCCACAGCTGAGGCATGA
- the LOC111852178 gene encoding olfactory receptor 4D1-like, with product MQFNGPKLPFFLTMEPLGLSPVYPMFLLGLATYCLILVFNLTLILTIALNRQLHKPMFLLLINLPIYDVMGATAFYPQLITSLLSQDGTISQPACFLQALLVHLYGGGTLLILTAMAYDSPKPCS from the exons ATGCAGTTTAATGGGCCAAAACTACCGTTCTTCTTGACCATGGAACCTCTGGGCTTGTCTCCTGTCTATCCAATGTTCCTTCTTGGACTAGCAACCTACTGCCTGATACTGGTCTTCAATCTCACCCTCATCCTCACCATCGCCCTCAACAGGCAGCTGCACAAGCCCATGTTCTTGCTGCTCATCAACCTGCCCATCTATGATGTCATGGGAGCCACTGCCTTCTACCCTCAGCTGATCACCAGCCTCCTCTCCCAGGATGGCACCATCTCCCAGCCAGCGTGTTTCCTCCAGGCACTGTTAGTGCACCTGTATGgaggtggtaccttgctcattCTGACTGCCATGGCATACGACAG TCCAAAGCCATGCAGTTAG